The genomic region AACGGTTTCCCGGGTCGTCAATGACGAACCTGGTGTTTCTGAAGTCACCCGCCAGAGAGTGTTGAAGGCGGCGAAAGGGCTGAACTACCAGCTGGACATGACAGCCCAAAGCCTACGCCGGGCCGGCCGACAAACACTGTCCGTTGGGCTGCTGCTTCCCAGCGTCGCCAACCCATTTCATGGCCAAATCCATCGGGCCCTGAGTGATGTCCTGGCGAGCCACGGCATAGCGGTCCTCGCGGCAAGCCTGGATGATGACGCTGCACGTGAAGAGGAACTGCTCAAAGCGTTTCTCCGAAGGCGCGTGGATGGACTGGTTCTGACCCCGGTCGCCAAAAGCCAGGGGTACCTGCCCGAACATTCCAAGGACCTTCCGATGGTCTTCATCGACAGGGAACCGGTCGGCATCGATGCCGATGCAGTCGTAAGCGACAACGCCGCTGGCGCGGCCAAGGCCGCCGCGCACCTGATTTCCCAAGGCCACACCAAACTCGCCTACCTAGGTGGCCGCACGGACATCCAGACCGCCCGGGAACGGCGCCGCGGCTTCATTAATGAGTTGGGCCGCGCAGGTATTTCGACCGACACAATTCCCTTCCTGGAAGGACTCCGCAGTGAGGAATCAGCACGGAAGGCGGCAAGAGAGCTACTCACGGGTGCTGAACCGCCGACGGCCATCTTCTCTGCACAGATTTTGGTGACCTTCGGCGTAA from Arthrobacter globiformis harbors:
- a CDS encoding LacI family DNA-binding transcriptional regulator, yielding MRDVAALAGVGIKTVSRVVNDEPGVSEVTRQRVLKAAKGLNYQLDMTAQSLRRAGRQTLSVGLLLPSVANPFHGQIHRALSDVLASHGIAVLAASLDDDAAREEELLKAFLRRRVDGLVLTPVAKSQGYLPEHSKDLPMVFIDREPVGIDADAVVSDNAAGAAKAAAHLISQGHTKLAYLGGRTDIQTARERRRGFINELGRAGISTDTIPFLEGLRSEESARKAARELLTGAEPPTAIFSAQILVTFGVMRALQELGLNRAVALVGFGDFTLSDMMNPGITVVAQHPEHLGRVAAERILARINGDRQEPRTYTIPSELILRGSGEVPPPRPNRRLHYAKL